GGCAGCAGCCTGCCCGTCATACCGAAGTCAAATTCCACCTCTTTTTCCATTGTTAGTGTTCTTGGATTTACCATGTGGCTAGAAATAATCTTGTTTTCCCAAAACTCCCCTTACCCGCACCTCTTAAATCACACATTACTTTCTATCCTGAGTCACAGTTGTTAATGTAAGGTTTACTTGAGAATTAGCTGTGAATGACACTGTTTATGTTAAATAAGTAACGGCCCTTTCACAAGATTGTGGgccaaacacacacatactcacacgcacacacacaaacatgaggGACCGGTGTTGTGCTGTAGCAGGTAGGTAAagctgctggcatcctatatgggcacttgTACCAGTCCCAGCggctgcacttccaacccagctccctaacATGCCTGAGAGAATAGCAGAAGGTGCCCCAATTGTTTGGAGCCCTgtattcgtgtgggagacccacatcaaGTTCCCAGCTTCTACCCGGTCCAGCCCTGACattctgtggccatctggggaatgagccagcaggtggaaagtgtgtgtgtgtgtgtgcctgtctcgatgtctctccctctccttttattttaagatttttaaaatttgttttaagatttattttatttttattacaaagtcagatatacagagaggagctgagacagaaaggaagatcttccatccgatgattcactcccccagtgaccgcaacagctagttctgtgctgatctgaagccaggagccaggaatctcctctgggtctcccacacagatacagggtcccaaggctttgggccgtcctcgactgctttcccaggccacaaacagggagctggatgggaagtggggctgcttggattagaaccagcacccatatgggatcctggcgcgttcaagacaaggactttagcagctaggccaccatgccgggcccagatttatttattttaattggaaagtcaaatttacagagagaaggaaagagcttggttcctcaggccacaaaagggaactggaaggaagtggagcagccaggatatgaacagcccatatgggatcttggcacatgcaagacagactttagccactaggttactgcaccagacccagtaactctgtctttcagatagataaaataaatgtctttttaaaaaaagaatatggggcctggctgcgtggcctagtggctaacgtcctcacctttaacgcgccaggatcccatatgaggatCAGGGATCCCATACTGAGGATTCAGGGGTcagtgccgtagcctagtggctaaatcattgccttgcatcctctgggatcccacatggactccggttcatgtcctggctgctctacttctcatccagcttcttgtttgtggcttgagaaagcagtagaggatggcccaaaacttgagaccctgcacctgtatgggagacctggaggaggctcctggctcctggattcagattagctcagctcctgccattgcagccatctggggagtgaatcaaaggatggaagatccttctgcctgtatatttgcctttccaataaagaaataaaacaaatagtgctgtggcatagtggattaagcctaTGACTATGGTACTGGCACCCCATATTCGCaccaatttgagttctggctgatccacctccaattcagctccctgcttgtggcctgggaaagcatcagaggatatGCTTAAGAGTTTGgtctggacccagcacaatggcctagaggctaatgtcTTCACTGTGAacgtgcctgaatcccatatggattccagttcatgtcccagcagccccactttccatccagctccctgcttgtggcctgggaaagcagtcgaggatggcccaaagccttgggaccctgcacctgtgtgggagacccggaggaggttccaggttcctggcttcggatcagctcagctttggctgttgtggctgcctgggggagtgaatcatcggactgaagatcttcctctctgtctctgctcctctgtttgtacctgcctttccagaaaaaataaataaatctttaaaaaaaaaaaaaagtttggtcccttgcacccatgttggagacctgcatGGGGTTCCATGTCTTGGCTTTGAACCAGGACAGCTCttgccattgaggtcatttgggaagtgaaccagcagatggaagatctgtgtctcctaatctctgtaaatctgcctttgaaaaaaaataaaatagggcccagtgctgtggctcagtggctgaggtcctcaccttgcagccaccagaatcccacatgctctgtttcatgtcccagcagccccgcttcccatccagctccctgcttgtggcctgggaaagcagtcgagggcggtccaaagcctaggaaccctgcacctgcgtgggagacccagaagaaactcctggctcttggctttgaattggctcaactctggccatagtGACCACTTAGGGAACGAGCcccagagggtggaagatatttctccctgtctctccttctctcaaaatctacctttccaataaaaataaataaatctcaaatacaaaaaaataaatcttaaaataataaaaggactGGGGTAGGCATTGTGAGCTGCAGGGCTGAGCTGCTACTTGCACAGTCACACCCCCAATCACAGTGCCTGGGAGCCAGTCCTGCTCCACTTCAACACTCTTCCTAGTGACAACCCCCCTGCCGGAGGCAGCGGttgacagcccaaatgcttgggtctctgccaccacatGAGATGAgtggaattcctgtctcctggctttagattagtccatgcccagctgttgtgggctttgGGGAGTTGACGGaagcgctctcgctctctctctttctctccctctcattctgtgtcactctgccttacagataaaaaaaaaaaaaatgtagtgtttaaaaggcagagtgatagacagagatcttccaattgctggttcactcccaaatgaccaccgAAACTGGAAATAGATGATCCTTTTCAGGTGCCCaatactccatccaggtctcccatgaagatgggaggagcccaagtacttgggccattttgtgCTGTCCCcaggtagcaggaagctgggctggaaacaAAGCAGTtaagactcaaaccagagctGTAGCCACCACTGCCACGCGGTGAGGGAGTCCTaggcctgcctggactcaagaggcttctcccttcctggtgagtatGCTGGGAGGGGAtctcttgggaacaaggcaggcctagccGCGtgttggtggggaggggagatcaGGAGAGTGCGAACTTGGGGCCTGGGTGGAGAGGACTTCCAGCAGCTTGGTGGCTGCTAGGAGCACTCAAgccaggttggactcaatgcttggggccgtGCCTACAGCCATCACTGCCATGTGGTGAGTGAGTCCTGGGTAGCttgtgcgccatttggtgccaggttcCGCCTTTGGCCACCcggtggcaagctctggggttttgggggtTGGAATTGATGCCAAGAAATGTCCATAAATGAGGCAACTGTGCATGTTGGTGAGGAATCAATCCTGAGAGACTCCCAATGGCAGGATAACTTTTCCTTGAAGATAAGCGAGgttactgagacctggtggtttggaggggagaaatcAGAAGATCTgtgtgggtcagactgatgcaccagcccacttGTGAGTCCTGTGTAGGACATGTTACCACCAAACAATGCTGACCcccacatgccagtccatgcaaaagctatgcctgggggcctgtctagcagggctggATCCTAGTCCCTTACAGAATGTCAGAttaggggacaggtcacattaggcagggccatccgggggtagattctgtggtggatgtgtgggtccaaccctgtgaaaatacaagtccctctggttagtgcaagagttggggtagtgatgggctgagctaagtgtgaccatggaacctgccatcagtCATGGGTAAAGGTACCAACAGTAGTCTGGGGAGGTCTAGCCTGCAGCACCCGCATGTACATCCTTTTAGGatatggggcaggctgggccgcaATGTTCATCGGCTCATACAAGGCAAAGATGGAAGAGCAGGTtaagccaggcactggcctaacacctgctggcatctatgagatctgggtctgggagaggatcaagtgggggaacttgggaaactcccctaatgggtcataactctcactgatgatcacatggtccaggctgGGGGGTTgcgcaagctgggcaaagtagttccaactgttggctaaggtgtgggttggttatggaagggggtggactgttgtgggctaaggagatgattagcactccttaagctgagcactacagggaatgggcttggggctaaaagcacctggtcaattggactcagctgtatccaatattctgctaataaGGATGTGGGGGTCAAGAGTAAGCAAGAAGTAGGTGAAAAGTCAAGAGAGGAGGCAGTAAAGAGAGACTTCGAAGAGACTTTgaagagagagacttccaccatctctggtctcctgtcggtgcctcatccccagaccttcgccgtgtccatgttactggctctgccgGCCGGAAcagtggaccgggcaggactgaacaagaacagaaatcaggctggagcacagatcatgccaagctaggctcttatactgactggtttgcatgagccagggatgccaggctacagcatctaagacaaaggccaagacagatgagGGTCTattccaagctgggtcagagcaaccactggcacatgcgtgatctatggctggagaacaggcctagttggggatctaaggggacaccctggctgggctggggttcccactggtgagtgcgggggccagagtgggagctgcaatctggtctggatatggctgcagtgtcccttggcacaagtgtggacaggCTGGGCACACCGAGTCGGGCctagggtaggtgtaggacaggctaggctaggtctctgcccctactgagccatgtgtgagctgtgtctgggtgtggatcagccttggttgggctgaaacatccaacagtaaaaaccgaAATTGgctgaaggtcagtcaggaaaggccactgttcttgctaggacggaaggtagactaagtagggctggcccatgaacccaccGGAATACATGAGACCTGACATTGgaaaaggttctgatggaggagcttgggaaactcctctgttgggacacagtctgtgcaggtgagcacaagaaccaagaaagggagcagcccaaaccaggccagggaatggtactcaCCAACATACATTTAGCATAggtcggggacagaccaggctgaaccagttcacatcacccgctggcgaatccgagcaccagaatagagtgtagGTCAGGTCGGGTTTGTTCGCAACATGTACCAGTACACATAAGGGCTGGGACTGGTTGCCTGCTGAATTGGGCTAGGCTGGGttcccccaccagcatgagctggaattgggggtgggccatgccggatcaggctacagcacccactggcaaatgccgacgCAAGACAGGCCAtgacagactgggctgcagcacccaaccagcatgcatgACAGAACTGGGGGGCaggggggcaaagctggtaggggggaTGTGGAGGCTTCCCTGCTGGAGAGTGTAAGATGGGATGCGGACAGAACataccgggcagggctacaacacctgttggcctcatgtgagctagatcagggaaaagccaggctgggctgactgtccctactggtgcaaacataaatcaTTGAGGGTGAGGGATGGTTGTGCTTTGTCgctgcatcagctggcagaggctggcactgggggctaattctgtcaagttaaactgcagaactgcCTGGAAAGTACATGATCCGGGAGTGgaagtgggcccaggagggagatagtgggcacctccctcttgggttaccacttgcactggagagcatgaaaaccaggactggggcagatgtGACTAGACAGAACAGCATCCAGAAGCCTGTGTTTGGGCTGGATAGTGgtcctggttgggttgaactaggcttcaataaccattgacatgtaggagagctgaatggaatgtgagacagactggactagtccgctgtacatactggcaagtacaggaaccagggcaggggggcgggcctggtgggggttagtgAGGGTCACTCCTactagctgcagctcccactggtttgcgtgagggctgagagtgaggtgggcaggatcaggctggactgcaacatccattggtttgtgtggaagacagggctggaaacagaactgacccagcaattgcaaccaccagcatgtgcataagctgattgcggcgacagactgtgctggaccttgtactggcatgcacacataagaatcaggtctgggggcctggcacagtggcctagtggctaaagtcctcgccttgaacgcactgcgatcccatatgggcaccggttctaatcctggcagctctacttcccatccagcttcctgcttgtgacctgggaaagcagttgaggagggcccaaagctttgggaccctgcacccatgtgggagacctagaggaggttccaggttcctggcttgggatcggcacagcaccggccgttgcagctcactttggggagtgaatcatcggacagaagatcttcctctctgtctctcctcctttctgtatatctgactttgtaataaaaataaaataaattgggcccagcggcgtggcctagcggctaaagtcctcgccttgaaagccccgggatcccatatgggcgccggttctaatcccggcagctccacttcccatccagctccctgcttgtggcctgggaaagcaggcgaggacggcccaatgcattgggacactgcacccatgtgggagacccggaagaggtttcaggttcccggcatcggatcggcgcgcatcagcccgttgcggctcacttggggaatgaatcatcggacggaagatcttcctctctgtctctcctcctctgtgtatatctggctgtaataaaatgaataaatcttaaaaaaaataataaaataaattaaaaaaaaaaggaatcaggtctgggaccacttcagatgaagtttctttggggatccctccaactgaactgctgatctcagaaccccaaccatgaagagagcTGTAGGTTCCACGGTCtgtcatggagtgcatgtgtcaaagctgagcctcctcagacgCTCAGATgcaacagtggacagcatatccaggtgcacatggaggatatggcagtccatcgcgacctgcagaggacacctggtaccacaacagaggatggaggacagaacaaattgatcaactaccccagtcaagagttggcagtgaatatctgggcaaatggagactctaaggtggactatgtcaccagtggatcctggagagatttcatcgtgcatgGAATGGCTAGATTGGcggcagttcagaactgttgagctatccaaatcacttgagcagtgtccttggagcatgccccctgtcggggacctgggatggttgggagggtgggtgtggcttcttcctttatctctccccttaccccatatacagaaataataataatattgtaGAAATaaaggtcttacccactttcctgaagcccttgaccctttgtgccctaatcaattatgtaaagattatcgAAATAATTGAAAAATTCAAACCAGAgctccaacatggaatgccagcattacaacTGACAGCTTAACCCAATGTACcacaaataacttaaaaaaaaatctagggccctatgcaatagcctagtggctaaagcccttaccttgcacatgccaggatcccatatgggtgctggttcatatcccagctgctctacttcccttcaagcttccttcttgtgggctgggaaagcagtcaagggtggcccaaaggtcttgggactctgtacccacatggaaaacttggaagaagctattggcactggcttcagattggctcatttccagctattgcagtcacttggggagtgagccagtggatggaagatctttctttgtctaaCCTCTCTGtagaactgactttccaataaaaaaataaataaatctttttaaaaatctaaaataatctAACTCAGGGTTGGCATTTTGATGTAAAGCTACACCTGCAAAGGCAGTTTCTCACGGAAGTGCAGGCCCATATCTCAATGCTCCAGCTGTCTCCCCGCTCCCCTGCTctttgatgcacctgggaaagcagcagaggatggcccaaatccttgggccctgcacccatgtaggagacctggaaaaagctcctggctttggcttcagcctgcccagccccagctattgggaccatgtggggagtgagccagcagatgaaagatctagcattctctctctctctctcaaataaatcaatacatcttaaaaaagaaaagaatggagggcatgaattttttttttttccaagtttctcCACAAGGAACACAAGTCTCAAAAGAGAAATACTACTCAAAAGGGCCTGGGTCCTGGGTGCGGGAGAACAAGGCAGGGCCAACTTCTGGGAGCTCCTGTCTGGGTTAGACATCATTGTTTATTCACTTAGTATTTATATCCTACTGTGTTCTAAaaagggattagaactggctcacACTTAATTACCAGTAACTTGAATACGAAGGAGATGGTGACGAATGcacaaaaaaggaaagtgaagaaGAGATTTATAGATTTCAGCCAGGTTCAAGTCTGGGAACCTTTAAGATGGAGATAGGCTAGGAGGGTGCTGAGAAGGACTGGGAGGGTGGGGGATGGGGCTGGCATCCTGCCATCCAGCCCCCTTGGCTCCCACTCTCCATCTGCCCCAGTGTGAGTCACCACTCAGACACGGTGCCACCACATTGGAGGACCTGGGGCTAGCAGCCTGGGCCGCAAAAAGCTCCCCGCCTCCTGAGCTTCCGTGATGCacctgctaaaaaaaaaaaaaaaaagaagactggaAGGATTAATAGGATTAATATGAAGATCAAATGAGATCACTGGTATCCAAATATTGATATTGTGCAAAAGTAAAGGGTATGGATGAATCACTTCCGGCCACTGCCACAGGCCTGAATGAGTGACGTGAGAGGAAAAGGGAAGACGGGAGTGCAGAGGGCAGGTGTTGGTGTGTCGCGGGGGAAGCTAACATGGGTACCCCATATCAAGCACCTGTTTGCATGCTAGCTCCTCCGCTCACAGCTCCCTGCCAAGTACCTGGGAACAAGAGGCAGTGGCAGTCAACCTGGGGAGacaacctgtggatggaagatgtctctctcttttcctctctcccagtcctgtcactccacctttccaataattacatactttatttataaaatagtttagttttttaaaaagatgtacttatttttaatggaaagtcagatatacagagaggaggagagacagggagaaggatcttccatccgctggttcactctccaagcggctgcaatggccagagctgagctgatctgaagacaggagtttcttttgagCCTCTcatgcgaatgcagggtcccaaggctttgggccgtctttgactgctttcctaggccacaggcagggagctggatgggaagcagggtaacagagatgagaaccggcacccatatgggatcccagtgcgtacaaggcaaggaccttagctactaggctaccccTTCGGGCCCCCAAATATtttacttctatttatttattggaaagtgagaccgagagagggagaaaaagagagagagatatcttccatgccCTGGTGACTCCCAACATGTCAACAGCCAGCCTaggggcaggtcaaagccaggagcttcatccagacctcccacgtgggtgcaagagcgcaaagactttggccatccttcgctgctttcccaggaatattagcagggcgaaaagtgaagcagctgggactccaagtgGCGCTAACACAGGATGCCAGAGTTGCAGACAGCAGATTAGCACATTGAGTCCCAAGAAatcagctttaaaataaaacaagtgcAGAGCGCAGCGCACACAGTGCTTCCGACCCAGGACAGAAACCTGTTGCTTCCATCCTCCCCCGCTATGAGAGCTCAGCCCCGATGGCCCCGCACAGCCCCGGCCTACCCGGTACTGCTGCACCTCCTCGTCTCGCTTCTGCCTCGCCAGCACGATCTGGTCCTCCAGGCTCCTGTTCtgcaggtggagctgccgggcctCGGCCTGCAGGGGCCGCAGAGCCTCCTTCATCTCCTGGATTTCGGCCTGCGTTTGCCGCAGCGCCTTGGCCCCGGCTTCTTTCCTctccagcagccgcagcagctgtGGTTCGTACTCATCCTCCAGGCCCTGGCGGCTCTCTGCCATCAGACTTTCAAACCGTGCTGAGAGCCGCCGGCTCTCCTGGAGGAAGTGCCCGTCGCTCTGGCTCGGGGGCGCCTCGAGCTGTTGCCGCAATTCCTCCTTCTGCTTTCGGTGGGTGTCCCGGAGCTGCGCCAGCTCCTCCGAGAGCTGGGCCGCCCGCGTGGTCAGCACCTGCTGACAGTCGGCAAACTGCGCCACATCCTGCTGGCGGCATTCCAGCTGGTACTGGTAGGCCACGCACTCCTTAGTCACCTTGAACAGCTTCTGCTTGACCAGCCGCACCTCCTCCCGGAGCCCGTCCCGCTGCAGCTCGGCCTGCGCGTGCAGCTTGTAGGCGGCCAAAATGTCCCCGTGCACCTGCTGCACCTCGCGCAGGGCTGGTTCCCGGAGCAGCACCAGCTCGTGAATGAGCTGGTCTCTCTCCTCTTCCAGCTGGGCCACCGCCTGCACACACTCCTGGAAGCGCTGCTCCAACACCTCCAGCTCCTCCGCGCCCAGGTTCTGCTCCCCCCTGGGCTGCTGCGTGGCTGCCGCGCTCTCCTCGGAACTGGGCTCTACCTCAGCGGTGacctctgcttctgcctctgcttcctctgcAGCCTGCGTTGGCCTCTCTCCCGGCTCCACCGGCACCTCCGCCAGCTGCACTTCGTCGGGCCTCAGGGTCCCCTCCACAGGCAGGGCGGTCTCTGTGCCCGTGGACTCTTCTCCATTAGGCGCCTCCTCAATGAACAGGGGTGCCGTTGGCTTCTCCGGGTCTTCCCCAAGGAGGGGTTCATCCCAGTCAACCGAGTCCCCCAGGTAGAGACTGTCTTCTAGGTTCACGGAACCTAGGTTCAGGGAGAGAGAAGCTTCTGCGTTCCAGGCCTCTGTCTTGTTGAGGGATCCGGGAGTCTCCCCTGCTCCTGTTGTCCTGCGAGAGAGAGGATTCCAAGTGAAAGGGCAGCCACCCTGCTGACACTGGTTTTGGCAGCCAGAGGCCTGGCGCAAACCCAAGAGTGCACCCGGACACGCTGACAGCATCCCCTTGGGTCACTAGCCTGCCTTCCAGGACAG
This window of the Ochotona princeps isolate mOchPri1 chromosome 2, mOchPri1.hap1, whole genome shotgun sequence genome carries:
- the SYNC gene encoding syncoilin isoform X2, with the translated sequence MASPEPGRAGDGAAQAARTTGAGETPGSLNKTEAWNAEASLSLNLGSVNLEDSLYLGDSVDWDEPLLGEDPEKPTAPLFIEEAPNGEESTGTETALPVEGTLRPDEVQLAEVPVEPGERPTQAAEEAEAEAEVTAEVEPSSEESAAATQQPRGEQNLGAEELEVLEQRFQECVQAVAQLEEERDQLIHELVLLREPALREVQQVHGDILAAYKLHAQAELQRDGLREEVRLVKQKLFKVTKECVAYQYQLECRQQDVAQFADCQQVLTTRAAQLSEELAQLRDTHRKQKEELRQQLEAPPSQSDGHFLQESRRLSARFESLMAESRQGLEDEYEPQLLRLLERKEAGAKALRQTQAEIQEMKEALRPLQAEARQLHLQNRSLEDQIVLARQKRDEEVQQYREQLEEMEERQRQLRSGVQLQQQKNKEMEQLRTSLAQELSTYKAMLPKSLEQAAASTSQAGGIQTHPQGAV
- the SYNC gene encoding syncoilin isoform X1; protein product: MASPEPGRAGDGAAQAARTTGAGETPGSLNKTEAWNAEASLSLNLGSVNLEDSLYLGDSVDWDEPLLGEDPEKPTAPLFIEEAPNGEESTGTETALPVEGTLRPDEVQLAEVPVEPGERPTQAAEEAEAEAEVTAEVEPSSEESAAATQQPRGEQNLGAEELEVLEQRFQECVQAVAQLEEERDQLIHELVLLREPALREVQQVHGDILAAYKLHAQAELQRDGLREEVRLVKQKLFKVTKECVAYQYQLECRQQDVAQFADCQQVLTTRAAQLSEELAQLRDTHRKQKEELRQQLEAPPSQSDGHFLQESRRLSARFESLMAESRQGLEDEYEPQLLRLLERKEAGAKALRQTQAEIQEMKEALRPLQAEARQLHLQNRSLEDQIVLARQKRDEEVQQYREQLEEMEERQRQLRSGVQLQQQKNKEMEQLRTSLAQELSTYKAMLPKSLEQAAASTSQAGGIQTHPQGDLDGHKGAV